The nucleotide sequence CCGCAAGTGGGCGGCGCGCCGGCCCGACGCGGCCGGGGTCGCCGAGGCGGAGGTCGTGGGCACCGGCCCGGTCCCGCCGGAGCTCGCCGGGCACCAGCTCCTGGTCGAGCTGGTCAAGGGCGGCGACGTGGTGGCCAGGGAGCCGCTGGAGACGGCGAGGGCCCGGCACATCGCGGCCCGCGCGGGGCTGCCGATGTCGGCGATCCAGCTCTCCCGCGGCGAGCCGGTGCTGCCGACGGAGTACCTGTAGGACCTGCCCCCTCCCGGGCGGAGGGGGAAGGTCCTAGGCTCGAACCGACCCCTCCCCGACGCGCTTAAGGACACCCGCCATGCACCGCGCATTGATCGTTGTGGACGTGCAGAACGACTTCTGCGAGGGCGGCAGCCTCGCGGTGACCGGGGGCGCGGACGTCGCCGCCGCCATCACCGACCTGGTCGGCCAGACGGCGGGCACCTCCTACCGGCACGTGGTCGCCACCCGCGACCACCACGTCGACCCGGGCGAGCACTTCGCCCCGGCGGGCGAGCAGCCGGACTACGTGTCCTCCTGGCCGGTGCACTGCGTGGCCGGCACGGAGGGCGTCGGCTTCCACCCGAACTTCGCGCCCGCCGTGGCGAGCGGCGCGATCGACGCCGTGTTCGACAAGGGCGCGTACTCCGCGGCGTACAGCGGCTTCGAGGGCTTCGACGAGAACGGGCGGACGCTCGCGGACTGGCTGCGCGCGCGGGACGTGACCGAGGTGGACGTGGTCGGCATCGCGACCGACCACTGCGTCCGGGCCACGGCCCTGGACGCGGCGCGGGCGGGCTTCCGGACCCACGTCCTGCTCGATCTGACGGCCGGCGTGGCCAAGGAGACCACGGACCGGGCCCTGGAGGAGCTCCGGACGGCGGGCGTGGAGCTGACGGGCAAGCCGGTGGTGGCCTGACGGCCGGGTGGCCTGACGGCCGG is from Streptomyces venezuelae ATCC 10712 and encodes:
- a CDS encoding isochorismatase family protein produces the protein MHRALIVVDVQNDFCEGGSLAVTGGADVAAAITDLVGQTAGTSYRHVVATRDHHVDPGEHFAPAGEQPDYVSSWPVHCVAGTEGVGFHPNFAPAVASGAIDAVFDKGAYSAAYSGFEGFDENGRTLADWLRARDVTEVDVVGIATDHCVRATALDAARAGFRTHVLLDLTAGVAKETTDRALEELRTAGVELTGKPVVA